In Pseudomonas sp. LRP2-20, the genomic window GGTGCCTTGCACAGTGTGCTCAGCGAGCTTTATTCCAATGCCCTGGAGCATGGTGTGCTGGGCCTGGATTCACAGCTCAAGCGTGATGTGCAGGGGTTTGCCGACTACTATCAGGAACGGGCCCGGCGCTTGGTCGCGTTGGCCGAAGGTTTCGTGCGCATCGACCTGAAGGTGGAACCGTCAGGGGCGGGTGGGCGTCTTACCATCGAGGTTCGCGACAGTGGCGCGGGGTTCGATGTGTGCGGTGTATTGTCGCGCCCGTCCCTGGAACAGGACTTGAGCGGGCGCGGGCTGAACCTGGTAAAGCGGCTTGGCAGCCGTGCCGAGTGGAGCGAAGGCGGCCGTTGTGCCCGCGTTCAGTTCGATTGGTGATGCGTCTGGAGGGCCGCGGGGCGGCTCAGGCATAATCCGGCTTGATCAAGGAGTGAGCAAGTGACAGACAAGCATATTGACCACAAGGTACTCAGCGACTTGCAGGAGGTCATGGAAGATGGCTACCTGCAATTGTTGGAAACCTTTCTGGAAGATTCCGAGCGGCGCTTGAGCCAGCTGCATGAGGCCAAGAGCGTCGATGAACTCGGCATGGCCGCGCACAGCTTCAAGGGCAGCAGCAGCAACATGGGCGCTGTTGGCCTTGCCCAGTTGTGCCAGCAGCTGGAAGAGCGGGTGAAGGTGCGGCAGTTGTATGGCATCGAGGATCTGATCAACCAGATCGACCGGGAATACCTGGAAGTGAAGTGCTTCTATCGCGGCGAACGTGAGCGCGTTTCGGCTAACTGATGGCAAGTTGGCGCGACTCTTGCGTATCTGTAGCCAGATGATATTCCAGTTTCTGGCGCGGAGACCGTTCAATGCCTGTCGCACCCAACCCTTTGTTGCAAGCCAACACCCTGAGCAAGCCGTCGAACGCGGGTTCCTCGCGGGTGGACAAGCCGCTGCAGGCGGCGGGCGGGCAGGGCGGCGGCTTCGATCAGGTCATGGCCGGACAGGGGCGTGACAAGGCGCCCGCGCGCAATGACAAGGTGGTTCAGCCCGGCCCCAAGGACAAGCCTGATGTTGCCCGGGGCGGCAAGCAGCAGGCCGCCGACAAGCCGGCGGTTGCCGATGACGGCAACAAATTGCCAGCAGACGATGCCACGCAGCCTGCTACCGATGCTGCCACCGCCAGCGACTCGGGTTCGCTCGATGCCAGCCTGGTCGCGGGCCAGGTCACTGATGCGCAGCCCGGCGCGCAATTGTTGCAGGCCCAGGCCGAAGCCGTGGCGCCGGTCTTGCAGGCCGCTATCCAGCAGGCGCCCGTGGCCGAGGTTAGCGAGCCGTTGGCAGAAGAGTCCGAGGCTGATGCCTTCGACCCGGATGCCGACCCCTTGGCCAACCTGCCGACCTTGCGCCTGGCATTGGAGCAGACTGCCCAGGCCAAGGGCACGACATCGGCCCATGCAACTGACACAACCAAGGCTCAATCCGATGATGGGCAAGCGGCCGTCAATCCGTTGGCGACCCTGATCGACAAGGTCGAGGGTGAAGCAGGGAAGTCCGAGACCGGTGACAAGGCCTTCGGCGCCTTGATCGAAGATGGCCTCAAGGACACCAAGAGCGCCAGCAGCGATACCCGCGTCGACGACTTTGCCAACCGCCTGGCCAGCCTGACCCAGGCGGTTACCGCCAAGACTGCCAATGCGCTGCCGGTTAACGCCAACCCGTTGCATCAGCCCTTGCAGATGAACCAGGGCGCCTGGGCCGAAGGCCTGGTCAACCGGGTCATGTACCTGTCCAGTCAGAACCTCAAGTCGGCGGATATCCAGCTGGAGCCGGCTGAGCTCGGGCGCCTCGATATCCGTGTCAATGTCGCGACTGACCAATCCACCCAGATCACCTTCGTCAGTGGCCATGCTGGCGTGCGTGATGCGCTGGACAGCCAGGTGTATCGCCTGCGCGAACTGTTTGCCCAGCAGGGGCTGGCGCAGCCGGACGTCAACGTCGCAGACCAGTCGCGCCAGCAACAGCAGCAGGCGCAGCAGGACGGCTCGCAGCTGTCCGGGGTCGCTGCGCGCCGGGCGCAGAGGGGCGAGCAGGGTAGTGAGTTGGGCGACGGCTCGCGGGCTGTCGAGCAGCAGGTGGTCATTGGCGACAGTGCTGTCGATTACTACGCTTGATGGGCCTGCATTTGAATATGCGGCGCCTGTGAGATCGAGCGCCGCCCGCGCGGCGCATCGCGAGCTGCGCTCGCTCCTACGTTTGTTTCGGGCCAGTAACGTTTGTGGCAGGCGCGCGCGACCGCCTGGTTTGTACGACTCCATATCGAGTCAGGCGCCAAGGCGTTCGCGCGCAAATCCCGCAGGAATAATTGGCCCGAAACAAACGTAGGAGCGAGCGCAGCTCGCGATGCGCCGCGCGGGCGGCGCTCGATGTCACAGGCGCCACACCTCTCAATCCAGACACTCTCAATCCAAACCTGGCATAACACTTGCTCAAGCCACGTCATCCTCCTTTGAAACCCCGATGGACGACGGATTATTGGCATGGCGAAGAGCGACGCAGTGAAAGACCCCGCCGCAAAAGGCAAACTCAAGCTGATCCTGCTGCTGGTGCTGGCCCTGTTGCTGGCGGTCGGCCTGTCGGTCGGTGCCACCTGGTTCATCATGCACAAGAGTGAATCGGCGCCCGCCCCTGAAGCGGCCGCTACCAACGTCAAGGCCCCCGCGATCTACGTGCCGCTGGCCCCCGCCTTCGTGGTCAACTTCAACCAGAACGGCCGCCAGCGCTACATGCAGCTGAGCATCACCATGCAAGGCCGTAGCCAGGCCGACCTGGACGCACTCTCGGTGCACATGCCGGTAATCCGCAACAACCTGGTGATGATGTTCTCCGGGCAGGGCTTCGACACCTTGGCGGCCAGTTCGGTGGGCCAGGAGATGCTGCGTCAGAAAGCCACCGCGGTGGTTCAGGAAGTGGCGCAGAAGGAAGTCGGCAAGCCGGTGGTCGACCAGCTGCTGTTCACCAATTTCGTATTGCAGTAGGAGTCCGCAATGGCCGTACAGGACCTGCTGTCCCAGGATGAGATCGATGCCCTGTTGCATGGCGTCGACGATGGGCTGGTACAGACCGAGAGCGTTGCCG contains:
- a CDS encoding Hpt domain-containing protein codes for the protein MTDKHIDHKVLSDLQEVMEDGYLQLLETFLEDSERRLSQLHEAKSVDELGMAAHSFKGSSSNMGAVGLAQLCQQLEERVKVRQLYGIEDLINQIDREYLEVKCFYRGERERVSAN
- a CDS encoding flagellar hook-length control protein FliK; the protein is MPVAPNPLLQANTLSKPSNAGSSRVDKPLQAAGGQGGGFDQVMAGQGRDKAPARNDKVVQPGPKDKPDVARGGKQQAADKPAVADDGNKLPADDATQPATDAATASDSGSLDASLVAGQVTDAQPGAQLLQAQAEAVAPVLQAAIQQAPVAEVSEPLAEESEADAFDPDADPLANLPTLRLALEQTAQAKGTTSAHATDTTKAQSDDGQAAVNPLATLIDKVEGEAGKSETGDKAFGALIEDGLKDTKSASSDTRVDDFANRLASLTQAVTAKTANALPVNANPLHQPLQMNQGAWAEGLVNRVMYLSSQNLKSADIQLEPAELGRLDIRVNVATDQSTQITFVSGHAGVRDALDSQVYRLRELFAQQGLAQPDVNVADQSRQQQQQAQQDGSQLSGVAARRAQRGEQGSELGDGSRAVEQQVVIGDSAVDYYA
- the fliL gene encoding flagellar basal body-associated protein FliL, with the protein product MAKSDAVKDPAAKGKLKLILLLVLALLLAVGLSVGATWFIMHKSESAPAPEAAATNVKAPAIYVPLAPAFVVNFNQNGRQRYMQLSITMQGRSQADLDALSVHMPVIRNNLVMMFSGQGFDTLAASSVGQEMLRQKATAVVQEVAQKEVGKPVVDQLLFTNFVLQ